A single window of Mugil cephalus isolate CIBA_MC_2020 chromosome 1, CIBA_Mcephalus_1.1, whole genome shotgun sequence DNA harbors:
- the zgc:92429 gene encoding cysteine and histidine-rich domain-containing protein 1 codes for MTLLCYNKGCGEKFDTDKNKDDSCLFHPGVPIFHDALKGWSCCKKRTTDFSEFLSIKGCTRGRHSNEKPVEPLRPEVSSDKGGIKHINGQEIIYQGPKSAEKLQKERPSSEEPMVKLPHKVSASLAQALEKLDISKRAENEKIENQTVMHGTRCKNAGCKTIYQGPETDKEVCTYHPGGPVFHEGYKYWSCCCIKTTDFNAFLDQKGCTTGKHRWVPKQDKKKVACRHDWHQTASNVVVTIYAKNANPEFTSIEANRTVLSCQIQFENNKIFKREFHFWGVIDVKHSSVNMVPTKVEITLRKADQVSWGKLEDPNYKPEPEPVEDPFAEVSESYQPDWDIEDDDISDSDDDWAYDTPQNKTKEERDNEEQKKKDDEMQNLKRKEVEEEMKRAMEEEKKLEEQRQLEEQEGYEDMPDLE; via the exons ATGACTCTGCTGTGCTACAACAAAGGCTGTGGAGAGAAGTTTGACACCGACAAGAACAAAGATG ATTCCTGCCTCTTCCACCCGGGAGTCCCCATCTTCCACGACGCTCTGAAG GGTTGGTCCTGCTGCAAGAAGAGGACGACAGACTTCTCAGAGTTTCTCTCCATCAAG GGTTGCACCCGCGGGCGTCACAGCAACGAGAAGCCCGTGGAGCCTCTGAGGCCGGAGGTGTCGTCAGATAAGGGAGGGATTAAACACATCAATGGCCAAGAGATCATCTACCAGGGCCCCAAATCCGCAGAGAAGTTGCAGAAAGAGAGacccag ttcaGAGGAGCCCATGGTCAAGCTGCCCCACAAAGTGTCGGCGTCCTTGGCTCAGGCTCTGGAGAAACTGGACATCAGCAAGAGAGCGGAGAACGAGAAGATAG AGAATCAGACTGTCATGCATGGGACCCGCTGCAAAAACGCAGGATGCAAAACG ATCTACCAGGGCCCAGAGACAGACAAGGAGGTCTGCACCTACCACCCCGGAGGTCCCGTCTTCCACGAGGG gtaTAAGtactggagctgctgctgcataaAGACGACAGACTTCAATGCTTTCCTGGACCAGAAGGGCTGCACCACAGGGAAACACCGCTGGGTCCCAAAGCAG GACAAAAAGAAGGTGGCGTGTCGACACGACTGGCACCAGACTGCAAGCAATGTAGTCGTCACGATTTATGCTAAAAACGCAAACCCAGAGTTCACGAGCATCGAGGCCAACCGGACGGTG CTCTCATGTCAAATCCAGTTTGAGAACAACAAGATTTTCAAGAGAGAGTTCCACTTCTGGGGG GTGATCGACGTGAAACACAGCTCGGTCAACATGGTCCCAACTAAAGTGGAGATCACCCTTCGTAAGGCTGACCAGGTGTCGTGGGGCAAACTGGAGGACCCAAACTACAAACCAGAGCCCGAGCCTGTAGAGGACCCTTTTGCCGAAGTCTCTGAGTCGTACCAGCCCGACTGGGACATCGAAGACGACGACATCAGCGACTCGGACGACGACTGGGCATACGACACCCCACAGAATAAAacgaaggaggagagggacaatgaagagcagaagaagaaggacgacGAGATGCAGAATTTAAaaaggaaggaggtggaggaggagatgaaaagggcgatggaggaggagaagaagctaGAGGAGCAGAGGCAACTGGAGGAACAAGAAGGATATGAAGACATGCCAGATCTCGAGTAA